CGCACGCTGAGAAACGTGGTGGAGGAGATGGCGATCGCCTCCGGCCTGCCGCCGCCGGAGATCTATCTGCTCGGCGGCGAGGAGGGGATCAACGCCTTCGCGGCGGGACACTCGCCGGCGGACGCGGCGGTCACGCTCACGCGCGGCGCCCTCCGGCGTCTCAGCCGGGACGAGCTGCAGGGAGTGGTCGCCCACGAGTTCAGCCACATCCTGAACGGCGACATGCGGATGAACCTGCGGATCGCCGGCGTCCTCCACGGCATCCTCGCCATCGGCGCCGTCGGCCGCGGCCTGATCCAGGTCTTTCCGGGTCGACACTCGGGCGGACGGAACAAAGGGGGCGTCCCGCTCGTCGCCGTCGGCGGATTGGTGCTGATCCTCGTCGGCTCCATAGGAACGATCCTCGGCCGGATGATCCAGGCGGCGATCTGCCGGCAGAGGGAGTTCCTCGCCGACTCGTCGGCGGTGCAGTTCACGCGGAACCCGGAGGGGATCGCCGGCGCGCTCAAAAAGATCGGCGGCTGGAAGGCGGGCTCCCGAATCGAGAACCCGAAGGCGGAGCACGCCGCGCGCCTCCTCTTCGGCGAGGGGCGGCGCGTTCTCTTCTTCGGGAATCTCTTCGCGACCCACCCGCCGCTCGTGGAAAGAATTCAGAGGATCGACCCGCGCTTCGAGGGACGCTTCCCGCGGGTCCTCGATGGGCAGGCGGAGGAAGCGCTCGCGTCCTATCCCGGGCTGGAGGAGGTGGTTCGCTCCTTCCGCGAGAGCCCGACCGTGGGCGTGGAGCCGTCATCGGTGATCGGCACGATCGGAAAACCGACGGCGGAGCACATCGCCCTCGGCGCGGCGCTCCTCGACAGGATCCCCGAGCCGGTCCGCGAGGCGGTGCGCGCCCCCGAGGGAGCGCTCCGGGTGATCGTCGCGCTCCTTCTCTCTCCGGATGAGGGGGCGCGGCGCCGGCAGCTCGCCGAGCTGGGGCCGCTCCTCGGCGAGGGGGGCGCCGCCGAGACGGATCGCCTCGCCGCCCGGCTTCGCGAACTCGATCCGCGCTCCCGCCTTCCCCTGGCGGACATCGCCCTCCCGGCGCTCCGCGATCTCCCCCTGGAAAAACTGAGCCGCGCGGTCGGTTGCGTGGACGCGCTCATCGCGGCGGACGAGGAGACCACGGTCTTCGAGTTCTGCCTGCGGAAGCTTCTCGAGCGGCGGTTGCGCGGCGCGGCGCGCGAGACGCGGGCCGGACGGGGCGAGCGTTCCATCGACCCGCTTCTCAAGGAGGCGGCGGTTCTTCTCGGCGCCCTTGCGTCGAGCGGTTACCCGGGCGATCCGGAGGGGGCGAAAGCCGCCTTTCGGGCGGGGTCGGAGAAACTCGTCGACCCGCGGCGGACTTCGCTCCCCTTCTCGCCGGACCGTCCGACGGACCTCGCCGAACTCGGCCGCGCGTTGGACCGCCTCGCCGGCGCCTCTTTCCCGGTGAAGGAGAAGCTGATCGAAGCGGCGGCGCACACCGCCTTCGCCGACCACCGCGTCAACCTCCTCGAAGCGGAACTCCTCCGCGTCGTCTCCGTCATGCTGGACGCCCCCCTTCCCCCCTTCCTCCCGGAGCCGACGGCGGACTAGCCGGCGCGCGGGAATATCTTCGGTACCAAACACCTCTTCACTCACTTCGTTCGTGAAAAGAAAATCCGGTACCGGCGGGGCATCGAACATCACGAAACGCTTTCCCCTCGCCTCACCTCCCTCTCGGGGCCGTCTCGACTCGCCGGGCACCCACCGGAGCACGCCTCCGTCGAGGTTAGAAAAAGGGCCATCGATCTTGTCGGGGCGGGCGAAGGTGGGTCGGCGAGCGAGAAGAGGGAGGATGCGGAAGCATCCGGACCGTGCCCCGAAGGGAGGCGGGGCGGGGGAAAAGCTCGGAACGCGCCCTACCGCTGGACCACGAATTGGGCGGTTTTCCGGTCCGCCGAGCCGCTCCCCTTGTCCGTCACGTCCACGATCAACGTGTAACGGTCCGGCGGGAGCGAGTTCGTGTCCAGGGAGATGTGGCGGCTCACCGTCCGATCGTCGGCGAACGACTCGAAAGTCTGGCTCACCCCCTGCTCCAGCATCCCTTCGTCGCTCCCCTGCAGAAGGCTGGAGAAACGCCGAACCGCGCTGCCGTAGAGCGTGTAGGTGATCTCATAGACCCCCCGCCCACCCGGCCCGAGCGTCAGGTTGTAGAGCTCGAAGTAGACGTTCACGTCCTCGCCGGGCGCGTAGACGCGGATCGGGCGGGGCACGATCCGGAAGCCGCGGCGGAGAAACGCCCCCTCACCCCGCTCGTCCCGGGTGACCGCGGCGGCGAAAACCAGGTCGCTGAGCCGCGCCTCTCCTCCGCCGAAATCGGGCGCCGTCACTTCCGTTTTGAGGATGCCGTGGTTCTTGGAGCGAAGATCGATCACCCGGAGCGCCAGGTGATAGACGCCGGGATCGACGGTGAAAGAATCGCTGGTCACGACCCATCCGCCCCCTCCCTCGATCGGATCGAAACGGTGCACCAGGTTCTCCACCCTGCGATCCACCAATCGGTAGTCCGCGTCGGAAATCGACGCCCGCCGCTGAATCCGCGCCGCCTCCCGACCCTCCTCCACCTCGCGGTCGAACTTGTCCAGAGGGATCAGGAAGCCGATCAGCAGGTCCGTTCTTTCGCCGGAACCGGCCAGAAAGTTCAAATCAAAAAGAAAGCGGAACTCCTCCGCTCCGCCGTAGTCGTAATCGTTGATCTCGGGGAGCGACTCGAAGTTGCGCTTGCCGTCGTCGGTCATCCGCTGCGCCAGGACCGGATCGACGTCGATATCGTTCACCTCGAGAAAACGATTGAAGCTCTCCTCGAACTCGAGCTGCTCGTCCACGGACCAGCCCGTGTCCTCCCGTAGATACTGGTCGCGGGAGGCGATGCTGGAGACATTGGTCGAAAGCCCCTCGATGAAGTTGCCGTTCAGCCAGCGGTCCTCGAACCAGAGGATCATGTCGTCGTAGAGCCAGAACTCGCGGGGAGGGCGCATCCCCTCGTGCACCACCACCTCGCCCGGCATGCTCTCCCGGTTCTTCGGCTGGCCGAAACGGATCCAGGCGCGGACGCGATCGTCGAACACGAACTCGCCATTCTTGTCATGAAACTGGAGGATGGCGCCGCGGACCCGCTTCTCGTGCTCTTCGAGGCGTTGGTTCTCGTCCGTCGTCGGCGTCGGGTCCCTCTCCGCCCAGAACCGAACCCGCCAAGCCTCCCTCTGTTCCGCCGGGAGGTTTTCATACTCCAGGCGCTGCCCCTCGCTCAGGATGACCGAGAAGAAACGGTCCTCCGACGGGTCGGGCCGTGTTTTCTCACCGGCGATCGCGCGGGAAGTCCCGGCGGCGAGGGCGGTGAGAAGAACGAGAATCACGAGAAGCGCGCGGCGCATGACAGGTCCTCCTGGAGGGCAAGCACCCTCATGGAGTAATACCCCCGAAGCCCGGAGAGGATCGTCGCCGGAACGGGGCTGCGGTTTGCTCAGGGCACCTCGACCCGGAAGGGGGCTTCGATTGCGGCGCTCCCGCCGGTCGTCTCGTCGTCGACCCTCACGAAGAGCGTGTACCGCCCCGCCGGAAGCGAAGAGAGATCCAGCGAGACCCGCCTCTCGGCGACGGTTTCCCGGCTCATCACGCGGGAGCGTTTCTCTTCGCCGCTCCGGAGCTTCCCCCCCTCGTCTCCGCCGAGCTTGCACGAGTATTCGCCGCCCGGTTCCCCTTCCAACCGGTAGACGATCTTGAAATGGCACCGTTCGTCCCTGCCGATCCCCAGGTTGTAGATCTCGAAGTACACGTAAGCCTTCTCGTCCGCGCGGAAGACACCGCCCGGGCGCGGCTCGATCCGGTTTCCTCGCCGAAGGATCGTCCCGTCCCCGCCGGAGAGGCGGCGGATCGCCGTCGCGAGGATCGGACCGCCGATGCGGACCTCCTCGCCGGAGAAATCGGGGACATCGAAGGAGACCGTGCGGGACGACGCGTTGCCGGAGAGCCGGTCGGCGAGGCGCACCGCCACGCGGCAGGGGCCGGGCGGAACGACGAGAGAGTCGGCGACGAGAAAACCGGCGCGCCCATCCAGGGCCGGGTCGCGGAGAACGCGGGTCTCCTCCTTCGAGGCGCTCAGATGATAGCCCTCGTCCCAGGCGGCGAGTCGCATTTCGATCCGGGCGTGTCTATGCTCCCCCCGCCCCTCCAAGGAGAGCGCCCCTTCGGGCACGAAGAGAGAGACGAGAAGGTCGCCGCCTCCTACGCCCGCCGCCGCTCGCGGCTCGACGATGAACTCGATCCCGTCCCCCTCCTTCGGATCGAATTCGTATCGCACCGGCGCGTTCCGCCACCGTTCGGCGCCGCGCGCGGCGTCCGCCCCCCCCCGGTCCCGATCGATCTCGAGACGGTCGAAGGCGCGCTCCAACCTCTCGCGGGAATCCGGGACCGCTCCCGTCCGGGGCGAGACGAGCGCCGGCTCGTCCCCGTCGCCGCCCGGAACGAGCAACTGAACATACGCGCCGCTCTCGTCGACATCCTCGAACCAGAGAAGCATGTCGCCGTAGCGCCAGATCTCCCGGCGCGCGCCGTCCCGGTCCGGGAAGTCGTCTTTTCGATCGGGAAAATCGAAACGGATCGCCGCGCGCGCCCGGTCGTCCCAGACGAAACGGTCTTCGTCGTCCCGAAAATCACCGATCGCCCGCACCACGCGCCGCTGGTGCTCCAGTTCCAACTCGTTCATCTCCGTGGTGGGGGTCGGATCCCGTTCGGCCCAAAAGACGCGCCGCCACTCGTCGCGGCGGTTTCCGTCGAGGCGCAGATAATCGCCCCGCTCCTCCTCGCTCAAGATGACGGAGAAGAAACGCTCCTCCCACGGATCCGGATCATTGACGACGCCCCCGGCGCGAAGAGACGCGGCCGAGAGGAGAAGGACGGCGACGGCGGGGGCGAGACGGATGGCGGCTCCCTTCACGGTGACCTCCCGGGCTCGGTTGGTGATTGCGCGACCACCCCCTTACTATACTCTCGTTCCCGAACGGCTCAAGCGCCGCCGCGCCGCTTCCGCGAGATGCCGGCCCGGGAAAAAAGCGCGGGACGGGTCGAATCGAAGATCCGGCCCGCCCCGGGAGGGTGATCCGGTCCCGCGTGACGCCGGCAAGCTTCGCCAGGGCCACTCTTCCTCGACGAAACTTCACAACCGGCGTCCGGCGCGAACGCCCGCGGGATCCGAATCCCGTCCGCCTCGCTCTCTCCTTCCACGGCCGCGCGGCGCCGTCCCGACCTCGAGAGACGGTAGGGCGCGAGCCGGCCGGCGACCGCTTCCGGAGCCCTCCGGGTCGTCCCTCCATCCCCGCTGTCTCCCACAACCACGCGGCGATGGTCCCGAAAGGAGGTCCGGCGAACGAACGGTTGTTGCGCCGTCCCCTCCTCCAAAGAAGAGAATGACGGAGAGACGTCACCGGAACGTCTCGCGGAGAGCATGCGGCGATGAGGGGGCGTGTCGCCTGAGGAGGAGCGGCAGAAAGCCTCCGGAAGACCTCCGGATGGGTGGCGGAGCCCCCTTGGATTCGGCCGGATCCGCGCAAAAAAAGCGCATAAAAAAAGGCGCCGACGAATGGCCGGCGCCTCTCGCAACTCATTGTTCAACTAGAAGTTGGAAATCAGCTTCATCTCCACGCCCTGGAACTCCGGCTCCTTGCGGCAGACGCCGCCGACGCAGATGTATCCCTCGCGCCTCTTCCCCGCCATCACGGAGAAGCGATGGTTCATCGAGAGAGTCCAATCCACCTGGGCGTAGAAATAGTCGTCCCTCCGGAGTTCCGCCCCGTCCGCGACGGGGTCGAGGAACTGGGCGTGCTCGCCGACGACGGAGAAGGCGAACTCCATGTTGGGGTGGTACTCCAGGAGGGCGAAGTGATCTCGAGTGATCCCGCTCCGCGTATCCGACTCCTGGAACTGGTACTCGCCGCGCAGGCTCCACTCGCCGCCGGGAAAATACTCCACCTCCAGCGCCGGCGTCCGGTATTCGTCGGCCTCTCCCCCGCCGGCCTCCTGTTCGATGTGATCGTAGGCGAGCGCCACGATCCACTGTTCCCCGATCTCCTGCCGCCACTCGCCGTACCACTCGTGGAAGAGCGGCCCGCCGCTCAGGTCGTCCGTCTCCGCGCGGTTCAGGGTGAGGGTGGTGCTCCAGACGGGCGTATAGATCGCCTCGATCTGAAAACCTTCTTCGTCGTCCGCGTTCATCTCGTGCGGATGGCGGGTCATGAGGGTGTAGGCGGTCTCCCGAACCAGCGCCGGCGGGTTGTTGTAGTCCGTGCCGGACGATCCTTGAGGTTGAAAGCGGAACCGCTCGTAGCGCTTGTACTCGCCGGTGAGTGCCAATCCATCGAGGGGGTAGACGCTCGCCGCCGCGTAGTGCCCCGTCCCGCGGACGTCGTCGTAGTCCAGGGCGCGAATCCGGCTGTCCAGGGGAGAGACGTAGAGTCGATTGATCCGCCCCCCCTCGTAGTAAAGGTCCCCGAGCCGGTGGGTATAGCCGGCCCGGCCGCTGTAAGCCTCGGCGTGAGCCGGCTCGGGCGGCGGCACGTACTCGTTCACGTTCGGGTTGCGCGACGACTGGAGGAGGTAGCTCCCGCCGGCGGTGAATCCGGCCGGGAGGTCGGCCTCCAGATCGACGCCCCGGAGCACGTCGCTCCTCTCGTCCGTCTCCACCTCGCGCATGCGGCCGCTGAACGCCTTCGCCGCCAGGGGTCCGACGTTCCCGTGGAGCCAGATCCCGTCCATGTCGTTGTCGATGCGGACGTTGCGGTCCTCGTAGGAGCGAAAGAGAAGGCCCCGCCCGAAGATGCCGTAGAAGGTCCCCGCCCGGACGCCGCCGCGGCCGAAATCGATTTCGGCGAAACGGTGGACGAATCCCTCCCGCACCGAATCCGCCGCCAGCTCGTGGGGCTGGAACGCCTCGTAACGGAAGCCGATGCGGACCATGTCGAACCGGAGGTCCAGCTCGAGCCAGTCCTCGAAAATCTCTTTTGGAATCAAGGAATCACGCTCGGCGTCGCTGTTCACCGAGTATTCGACCTGGTTCATTCCGTGAACGATCACCGGCTCCGGATCGGACGCGGCGACGATCGAACCGTGGGCGAGCAGAATCAGAAGAGGAAAGACGATCCTCCGCACGGCACTCCTCCGCTGGTCAGGATTGATCGGTTTCGTCCGCCCCGGATTCTTCTCCGGCGCCGGCGTCCAGGAGTTTTTCGATCTCCTCGGCGAGCCGCCGCTCGTTTCCGGGCGCGTAACCGAGATGTGAATAGGCGATGGTTCCGTCGGCGTCCACGAGGAACACCTGGGGAATGCTCTTGAAATGATAGAGGCGCATCATCTCGCTGTTCGCGTCGAGAAGAACTTCGAAGGAGTAACCCTTGCTCTTCACGTAGGAACGAACCTTGGCGGAGGAGCGAGGGGAGTCGACGTTTACGGTGAGCACCGTGAGCCCGCGGTCCGCGTATTTCTTGTGCAGCTCCTCCGTTCCCGGAAGCGCGCGGAGACAGGGCTTACACCAGGTGGCCCAGAAGTCGATCAACACCGGCCCGCCGGCCAGCTTTTGCGAGAGGGCGACCTCTTCGCCGGAGAGATTCTTCAGCTTGAAGTCCGGTGCGGCGCCCCCGAGGGAGATCCCGGCCGGCTGGGGCGTCCCCGCGGCCGCGGTGACGGCGCAGACGGCGAGCAGGGCGCAGTAAACCAAGGAAGCGTGCATGGGAACGCGTCTCATGAATGAAAGACTCCTTCCGCGGAGGGACGGGGGGTGATTTTTATCGGATTGTACCTTTTCCCCGGCTCGGATTGCGCGAGAATTCCCCGGCGCGGCATCGGCCCGCGACGGGACTTCGCGAGCGATCCGGGCTAACGGATCAGCGTGATCTTACGGGTCTCCGACGCCTTGCCGGCGGTCAGCCGGGCGAAGTAGACGCCGCTCGCCGCGGGAGCGCCCGAATCGTCGTTCCCGTCCCAAACCACCGTCGCGGGCCCGGCCGGCACGGACCGGTCGAGGAGGGTGCGCACCACCCGCCCCGCGGCGTCGTGGATCCTGACGAGCGCCCGCCCCTCGCGCTCCACCGAGAAGGCGAGGGTCGTGGCCGGGTTGAAGGGGTTCGGCCGGTTCTCGAAAAGCGCGGTGCGCGCCGGCGCGCCGGGATCGCCGGATTCCACGTCCACCGTGGCGGACCAGTAGTTGAAGACGCGCTGCATGATGGTCTGCCGGGTGGTGAGCGATGAAATTCCTTCCAGGCCGAAGGAAAGATAGACGCCGCGTTTCGTGCCGTCGTTCCAATGCACGCCGCCGTCGAGCGAGGCGCCGTCATAGGTGAAGCAGGCGTTCCCGATTCCCGCGGGTGAGATCCCGTCGGGGCTGCTCTGGTTGCCCGCCCCGCCGGCGATGGAGAAGGAAAGGTCTTGGCCGATCGGGTCGGTGCCGTCGCCGGTCACGTCCGTCGTTCCGGCGTCGTCCGCCTCATAGGAGGCGCGCAGCACGTCCTCTAAAAAGTCGCAGGCCGATGTGGAATAGTTCGGGCTGGAAGGATCGCAAAGGTCGTACGCGATGTCCTGCCCGCAGAGGAACAGCTTGCGGTTCACGGTGCCGAAGTAGGTGCTCAGGATGGTGCGGTCCGTCGAATTCAGAGTCGGGGATTCGCCGCCGGTGAACCAGATCACCTTGCGGATCGCGCCGAGCACCGCCGCGGTGGGCGCCTCGACGGAGCGAATCCAGCGCCCATAGGTGGTCCCCGCCGGGAGCGCGTCGATGTAGTAGCTCTCCGTCGCCTGCGCGCCGTCGTCGTCGATGAGAAGCACGTTCACGCCGTTGGTGATCGCCGCGAGGGTCTCGGCCGCCGCTTCGGCGGGGACGCCGAGCGGCTCGACGCGCAGGGCGACCACCGCGCCTCCCTGATCGATGAAGGCGTTGAAATAGATCCCCACCTCCGTAACCTCGCTGGGGTCCAGCGAGAGCGTGTCTGCCATCACGTTCGGCGCAAGGCAGTCGCCGTCGACGCAGAGCGGCGCCGACCACATGAAGGAGGGAAGCTCCTCCGTCTTCTCGACGTAGAACAGCTGGACGGTCGCTTCATTGTTCGTCAGATAGCACTTCGCCTGAAACGTGTTGTTCAGGGCGCCCCACTTTATATTGTCGGAACAGGTGAAATCGAAGTCCACGGCCTGGGCGAGAACGGGCACCAGGGCCGCGAGCAGGATCAGGGCTGCGCGCTTCATGATTTACCTCTACCCTCCTGGGGGGGAGCGGTGGGTGTCTTAACGAGTGTGAACGGTCTGATACACCTTGCGGGTCGAATGGGACTCCACGCAGGCGACCGCTTGCAAATTCTCCCCCTCCCAAGCCTCGGAGATGAAGACGGCGTAACGGAAGTCTCGGGACTCTCCCACCGTCAGGACGAGCGCCTCCCCATCCGCTCCGGGGAGGAACCAACGGACCACGTCGTCGAAGTGATCGACCCCGTTCATCGCGTTAAAATCGATGTCCGTCTCGATCACCATCACGACCAACGCTTCGTCTCCTTCGACGGTTTCGGCCAGTTTCTCCACCGTCCCCGTCACCACGAACGAATCACCGTCCACCGCGGCGACCAGATCGCGCAGGTCGAACGAAGGCTCCACCTGCAACGCTTCCTCCACCGCGGCGAGCATCGTCTCGTACAGATTGTCCGGATTCCCCAATGCGGCGCCGTCCACCCACGAATAGGGGAGGCTCCGGACGCCGAACAGCCCGAGCCGCTCCGTGAGCTGCGCCGGGTTCGCCAAGAAAAAGGGATCCTGATAGGGGATGGGCCAGTTCATATGGTCCGACACCGTGATCACCTTCTCGTATCCTAATTCTTCCACCAACGCTCCGATCGCCGCGTGCGCGGCCGGACAGCCCGTGCAGCTGGCGCTGGTGAAATGCTCGATCAAGACGATCCTCTGCACGTCCGGCTCGTCGACCGGTTCCTGAAGCGTGAAGGACGCCGTGGCCGTCGACTCGCCGCCCACCATCACGATCAGCGACTCCGGATCGGCGACGTATCCGTCCAGCCGCACCCGGACCACGAACTCCCCCGCGGGAATCTTGTCGATGACGGCCGGCGTCTTCATGCCGGTGCGCACGCCGTTGACGGTGACCGCCGCGCCGGTCGGAGAAGACGCGACCCGCAGATCGCCGGTTTCTCCTTGGGGACCCGCCGAGTCATCGCATGCGAGCGCCGCCGCGAGAAGCAGCGGAACAAAAGGAGCTATGGTGCGCAAAGAGGCGGATTTCCCCTTCCGGGAGGACATGCGTATATCCCTCTCTCGCGATCGGCGTTTGCATACTTGATCGAGATTAAGATCATAGCAGTTTTTTCCCCCGTTGTCAACGGAAGATCTTTTTAACCCATTGTATTGCAAACAATTGAAAAAATAGACGAAAGCGGGTTCCCTCGGACATTTCCCCTATTTTTCCGCGGTCGGCCGGACCGGTACGACACTCCGGTCGGGAAAGAGAGATAGGTCGTCCTATTTTACGTAACCGAGGGCTTTTAGCCGCTCCATCTCCGCCTGGGACGCGGAGGCGGCGGCCGCCTCGTCGACGGCCACGGTCCTCTCCCATCCCCGGAAGATCCGGTCCCATGAGGGGATCCTCTCGAGTGGGGGGCGGCGCTCGGCGGAAAACAGCTCCGTGAGAACCCGGCCCGGCATGTCCTCGCCGGCGGGGAGGCCGAGAAGGTCGAGCACGGTGGGGGTCACGTCATAAACCGAGGCGCCCCGAATCGTCTCTCCCGTCCGGATGCCGGCGCCGCGCGCCATGAACACCCCCGGCGGAGGCGGGTCGAAGGAGTGGGATCCGGACCAGGGGAGCCGCCCCGATGGGCGGTGGCCGTGATCGGAAGCGATGAGCAGCACCGCGTCGTCGCCGATCCGGTTCAGCACTTCGCCGACGAGCGAATCGGTGAAGACGTAGTAGTCGGGGATCAACTCGGCGTAACGCCCGATCGCCTCCTGGTCGATCGTGTATCCGGGGAAGCTGTCCGGCTCCATGTAATGCCAGAAGAAATGCTCCGTGTCGTCGATCCCGCGGATGTAAAGGCCGAAGAGGGTCGGGCCGTAGCGCTCCCAAAGGTAGAGTCCCTGGGCGTGGCGGGAACAGTCGTCCAGATAGGGGAGGAGGAATCCGCCGAGACGGAACGCCTCCGATTCGCGCGGCGCGGTGGCGCCGAAGGGGGGACGCGTCCAGCCGTCCAGAGAGCGAAACGCCTCCAGCGCGCGCGCCGCCCCCTCTTCATCGCACGATCCCGAGCACCAGAAGCGTTTCAGGTCCGGCGCGCCGACCGTCTCGGGGAGGCGGAAACGGGCGATCAGATCCTCCCTCGCCTCGGGCGGGTACAGGTCGCCGCTCGCTTCGCGCAGATAATCCCAACCGCTCTTCTTGTAGAGGCCCAGATCGAAGAGGAAGCGGCTCGACAACTGAAAAGACTCGACGGGGACCACGGGGTAGCTCGCCCACCAGCTGACGAAACCGCACGGGAGCGACGTCTCGCCGCAGATGTCCCAGAGGGTGTTGACGCGGCGCTCGCGCGCGGAGATCGGCCTTTGCGGGAAGAGGCGCGCGAGATGCTCGATGCCGGACCAGGCGGGGAAGCTGATGCTTCGCACGGGAAGGAACGGGGCGTCCCAAACGGTGAAATGGTTGATTCCGTGGCGCATCGGCTCCTTCCCCGTAACGAGCGTGGTCCAGATGAGCGGCGAGTTGGTCGGGACCAGCGTCTCCAGCTTCCCCGTCGTCCCCTCGCGGATGATCCTCTCGAAGTTGGGGAGGCGGCCCGCCTCGAGGAGCGGATTCATGATCCGCCACTCCATCCCGTCGATGCCCAGAAAGACCACGGGGCGCGGATCGATCGGGCCGGGGGAAGCGCCGGTGGGGGCCGGCATCGGAGGGGTGCGTACCGAGCAGAGGACGAGGAGCGCGGCGACGACGACGGCCGCGGCCCCCGATAGGCGGCGGCCGATCCGCCGGGGAAAGAGCCGGCGTAGAATCAGAAAGAGAAGGAACGCGCCGAGGAAGAGCGCCCCGTCCACGGCGAGGCTCTTCGGGGCGAGCGCCCCGCCGGCGAGGCGGCGGTTCATCTCGAGGCCGGAGAAGACGAGGGCGGCGAGCGAGACGGAAAGGGCGAGCCGCGCGCCGCCGCTCCGGAGGAAGGGGAAGAGCGGCGCGATCAGCCCGAGCGCGCCGAATGGGACGGCGTAGGCGACCAGGGCGGTGAGGATCACGGCGATCGCCGCGCCTCCGGGGAAGGGGAGGTAGTTCGTCCATATCGTCCATGCGCCGATGAGGAGACCGAGAAAGACACCGAAGAGAAACCCCAGCGCCCGCCCCGTGATCCGTCCGTCTTCGTTCATATCCCCTCCGTGCCGGCGCGGCGGTCCGGTTCTACCGAGTATCGACCCTTTCGTCCACGGGCAGCACCACCCCTTCAACCGGCCCGCTCCGGCGTGATTCCACAATCTAATCTTAGTATTTTCCGGTGATTAGAGGCAACGGGAACCGGGGAAGGCTCGGGATCGCGGGGCGGCACGCGGCACGGACCACCCGACCGAATCCGGCATAGGCTGCATTTGTATATTTTCTATTTCGACAATGCGGATCGAAGGCTTATCATCGTGATCGTGAATCATAACGTCCTTTATGTTACATATAAACGGGGGGGAGGGGGGGCTCGGCAGCGCCGAGGCGTGACCGTCAGGATCACATGTCAAATGCCCGCATGACCCGATCTGATATACTGCCGGGGTGACGTGGATACCGTTGTCCGGGGTAAGCCGATTACCAGTTGGGCGATAAGGTGGAACAGTAAGGATGGAATCGCACCTTTCCGCGATGGCCGACTTGGAGTCATTCGACCCCGTAGTCTTCAGGGGAGACGACGAGGTCCCACAGGCCGTCTGTGATTTCGTCCTAGCTCTCGCTCTCGCATACAATGACCTCAGAGACCTACTTGAGCTTCACTTGGCTCTCAATGAACCGAAACCGACGGAGCTTGTGCCCTATACGAAGCAATACGGGGCGTTCCACGGCATCAACCACCATCTTTATCGTCTCATCGTGGGAATGCTGCACGAACTCATGAAGCTTGTCCGCAACCACCGTCAATCCACAGAACATCCCGTCTTCCAGGCGGTTGTCATGAGACTGCCGAAGAAGGTGCGATTAGACTGGGCGACACTCTCTTCTGTTGCCTCGGGACAGGAAAACGACGGGCGCCTTGGCAGGGCTCTTGCAGTAGTTCG
This genomic interval from Candidatus Eisenbacteria bacterium contains the following:
- a CDS encoding PEGA domain-containing protein, whose amino-acid sequence is MRTIAPFVPLLLAAALACDDSAGPQGETGDLRVASSPTGAAVTVNGVRTGMKTPAVIDKIPAGEFVVRVRLDGYVADPESLIVMVGGESTATASFTLQEPVDEPDVQRIVLIEHFTSASCTGCPAAHAAIGALVEELGYEKVITVSDHMNWPIPYQDPFFLANPAQLTERLGLFGVRSLPYSWVDGAALGNPDNLYETMLAAVEEALQVEPSFDLRDLVAAVDGDSFVVTGTVEKLAETVEGDEALVVMVIETDIDFNAMNGVDHFDDVVRWFLPGADGEALVLTVGESRDFRYAVFISEAWEGENLQAVACVESHSTRKVYQTVHTR
- a CDS encoding alkaline phosphatase family protein, yielding MNEDGRITGRALGFLFGVFLGLLIGAWTIWTNYLPFPGGAAIAVILTALVAYAVPFGALGLIAPLFPFLRSGGARLALSVSLAALVFSGLEMNRRLAGGALAPKSLAVDGALFLGAFLLFLILRRLFPRRIGRRLSGAAAVVVAALLVLCSVRTPPMPAPTGASPGPIDPRPVVFLGIDGMEWRIMNPLLEAGRLPNFERIIREGTTGKLETLVPTNSPLIWTTLVTGKEPMRHGINHFTVWDAPFLPVRSISFPAWSGIEHLARLFPQRPISARERRVNTLWDICGETSLPCGFVSWWASYPVVPVESFQLSSRFLFDLGLYKKSGWDYLREASGDLYPPEAREDLIARFRLPETVGAPDLKRFWCSGSCDEEGAARALEAFRSLDGWTRPPFGATAPRESEAFRLGGFLLPYLDDCSRHAQGLYLWERYGPTLFGLYIRGIDDTEHFFWHYMEPDSFPGYTIDQEAIGRYAELIPDYYVFTDSLVGEVLNRIGDDAVLLIASDHGHRPSGRLPWSGSHSFDPPPPGVFMARGAGIRTGETIRGASVYDVTPTVLDLLGLPAGEDMPGRVLTELFSAERRPPLERIPSWDRIFRGWERTVAVDEAAAASASQAEMERLKALGYVK